CTCCATCTCACCGAGCCTCGTGCCAAAGGTGACGTCGAGCTCCTTCTCAATGCGATCGACGGCCTTCTGCAGGCGCTGTTCGACTTCGTCATCCACGGCGTCCTCGCAGACTGGAGAGTCTGCGCCACGGGGGGGCTCCCCTTTTCCAGGTAGAGGCTCGTCTGGCATACTGGATAAGGTACCGCGGAAACGCGCAAGTTAAGTGAGAGTTGTAGGAATGGTGAGAATTGTGAGCATTGTCCGGGCCCAATCTCACCAATCTCACCACTCTCACCATTCTCACCATTCTCACCGCTCGCACCATGTCCTCCGCCCCCGGACCTCATAAACGCACACTGGACGACGAGATTCAGTATCTGAAGGGCGTCGGACCCAGGAACGCAGGCCTGCTCGCAAAGGTCGGCATCAAGACCGTTCGCGACATTCTGTTCCACCTCCCCAGGCGCTATGAGGACAGGACCAAGCTCCCCAAGATGCAGAGCCTGCGCTCCGGCGACGTGGTGACCGTGCGCGGAAAGCTCCTCGGACTGGAGACCAAGCAGGTGCGCGGCGGGATGGTGATTCTGCGCGCCGTCATCAGCGATGGCACCGGCACGGTCGGGCTCACTTGGTTCAACCAGCCCTGGGTGAAGAAGGCGCTCGAGGGGTTCAAAGGCGAGATCATCGCTTTTGGCCAGGTCAAGGAATCCGGCTGGACCTACGACATCAACAGCCCCGAGTACGAAAAGGTCGATCCTGAGGATGAGGCCGAGGGGTTTCAGCGGATCATGCCCGTGTACCCGCTTAGCGAGGGCCTCCCGCAATGGGTGGTCCGAAAGGCTGCCGTGTCTGCCCTGCAGACCCACGCGGAGCTCCTGGAAGAATCGCTTCCTGCAGCCATCCAGCGGACCCACGGCCTCATGTCCCTCGAACTTGCCATCCAGCGTGTCCACCGGCCCGAGAGCCTTGAGGACGTAGACGCGGCACGGCGCAGGATGGTCTTCGAGGAGTTCCTGTGGCTGCAACTTGCGCTCGGCATGAAGCGGAACGAGACCCACCGCGAATCTGGCGAGCCGTTCCCGATCTCGAAGATGGAGGGGCTTTGGGACGAGATTCACAGGATGCTTCCGTTTGAGCTAACCGGGGCGCAAAAGCGGGTCATCGGCGAGATCTTCTCCGATCTGGAGGCGCCATTCCCGATGAACCGATTGCTGCAAGGCGACGTCGGGTCGGGCAAGACCGCCGTGGCGGCAGCGGCGATGCTTGCCGCGGTCCGGTGCGGCTATCAGGCGGCCCTCATGGCGCCAACCGAGATCCTCGCCGAGCAGCACCGGATGAATCTGGAGAGCCTCTTTGCGCCGCTGGGGATCGAGGTGGCGCTCTTGGTGGGCAGGCAAACCTCCACGGAGCGAAGAAAGGCCCTGGCGCACACCGAAACGGGCAAGGCCGGCATCGTGATCGGCACCCATGCCCTGATTCAAGAAGGCGTCCGTTTCCACAAGCTGGGTTTCGTCGTGATCGATGAGCAGCATCGCTTTGGCGTTCTGCAGCGGGCGGCCCTCAAGGAAAAGGGGTACGGCAACCCTGACGTGCTGGTGATGACGGCCACGCCCATCCCCAGAACCCTGACCATGACCCTTTACGGCGACCTCGATGTGAGCGTCATCGACGAACTGCCGCCGGGGCGAAAGCCGATCAAGACGCACTGGAAGGTGCGCTCGGAGCGCGATTCGGTCTATGAGGGAGTGCGAAAACTCATCGAGGGTGGCCGGCAGGCGTACATTGTGTGCCCTTTGGTGGCCGATAGCGAAAAGATGCTCGCCCAAGCCGCCGAAGATTTACATTACAGGCTTACGCATGAAACCTATCCAGATTTTGCGGTAGGGTTGCTGCACGGCCAAATGAAACCCAAGGAGAAGGACGACGTGATGGCACGGTTTCGGGCGGGCGAGGTCCAGGTCTTGGTGAGCACTACTGTTATCGAGGTGGGGGTCGACGTGCCGAATGCGAGCGTGATGGTCGTCGAAGACGCCAACCGCTTCGGCCTTAGCCAGCTTCACCAGCTTCGTGGAAGGGTGGGTAGAGGCTCGGCGCAGAGCTTCTGTGTTCTGCTAGGCGACGGCCGGACCGAAGACGCCCAGGCCAGGCTGAGCATTATGTCGGAGACCACCGACGGCTTCAGGATCGCAGAAGAGGACCTGAAACTCAGGGGTCCCGGTGAGCTTCTTGGAACCAAGCAAGCGGGCAGTCTGGGCCTAAAAGTGGCCGACCTCTTAAAGGACGGCAGGGTGCTTGAGGAGGCTCGTCAGGCGGCGATGCGAATCCTTGAGAACGATCCCGGACTCTCACAACCGGATCACGCAGCGCTTCGCGAAGGCATGCTGCGACTCCAACCCGAACGCGCCGCCGTCATCACATCCTGAGCCATGAAACTGCCCTTTGTTGGATCAACCCTCCCCCAGATCTCGCCCCTGGAGCTGAAATCAGAGCTTGACGGGAACAACCCGCCCACCCTGCTTGACGTCCGTGAGACAGAGGAACTGGCGATCAGCCATCTGGAGGGAGCCCTGCACATCCCCATGCGGCAACTGCGTCGTGTGCCGGTCCGGCCACCGAAGCTCTTCGGTAGTCCGTTACTTGATAGAGAACGGCTTCACGTCTGTCCGGAACCTGTCCACGGGCATGAACGGCTGGTCCCGCGATGTGGACCCTAACGTGCAGAAGTATTGAAGGTTACTTCAACGCCGCTTCGATCGAGGCAACGAAATCCTTGTCGTCCGGAGTCACGCGGGGAGCGAAGCGCTTCAGCACCTTGCCGTCCTTTCCGACCAGGAACTTGGCGAAGTTCCACTCGATGTCGCCCTTGTTCTCGGTGGACTGCAGCAGCCAGGTGTAGAGCGGGTGGATCCCCTCGCCCTTGACCACGATCTTCGAGAACATCGGGAAGGTGACGTTGTACTTGCCGGTGCAGAACTCCTTGATCTCGGTGTCGGTGCCTGGCTCTTGGCCACCGAACTGGTTCGCCGGGAAGCCGAGGACCACGAGGCCTCTGTCCTTATACGTGGTGTAGAGCTTCTGAAGGCCCTCATATTGGGGAGTGAGGCCGCACTTGCTGGCCACATTGACCACCAGCACCACCTTGCCCTTGAACTTGGCGAGCGGCATCTCCTTGCCGTCGATGTCCTTCATTTTGAAGTCGTAAAGGGAGCCGGCCGCTTTGGGATCGAGGGGCGCGGCCTTCCTCCCAAAGAAGAGGCTGAACGACATGGCGAACACGGGCACGGCGAGCAGGGACAGGATCATTTGAGTTTTCATCTCGATTCCTCGGCAAAGACCGAATCCAGTCTTAGTTTGGCTCTAACTTGACGAGCCTGTAAAGAATGTGCGCATAAATCCTGCTCATTTTGTGCAGGCTTTCGATGCTGAGCCTCTCGTCGGTCTCGTGCGCGTTGCCGTCGCCCTCCCATCCTGTACCGATGCTCACGGTGTTCGGCAGCTTGCGCGCGTAGGTTCCGCCACCCATGGTTCCGGGTTCCTTGTCCTCGCCCGTCTCTTCCTTGTGAACCTCGCAGATGGTCTTGACCAGCGGGTGGTCCAGCGGGAAGTACAGCGAGGGACTGTCGTCCATCGACGCGAGCTTCCAACCGCTTTTGAGCGAGGCCAGGTGGCCCACACACTTGCCTTTGAGCTGTTCGCCGGTCCATGTCACTGGGTAACGGATGTTGAAGAGCAGTTCGATTACGCCCTCGCGCGACGAGACGATGCCGAGGTTGCATGTCAGGTCCTGGCTCTCTTCATCGCGTCCGTGGATGCCAAGGCCGACGCCCGAAATGTGGGCGCTCTCCATGAGTTCATCGTAGAAAGCCTGGGTGCTGAGCGGCGAGAGCTCCCTCAGGAATCGGAAGAGGCGCGTAGCGGCCGAGTCGCCCCCGAAGGGAAACGCGCCGTGGGCGGCTTTGCCGAGCGCGTGAACCTCCAAGCGGCCACCGCTCCAGGTCCACTGAACGTTTTTGTCCCAAGCCGACGCCAACTTGTCCTCGACCTCAGATCGAACCGAGCCCGCCACGTGGACGGAAGCCGAGCAGGCGTCGATGACAATGTTTGGCCGTTGGCCGCCAGAGACCGATACGATCTGGAAGTCCGATTTAGGAGAATCCAGCTCGACGTGGAGGTTGGCGATGCCCTTTTCTCCGTGATAAAGGGGCCAGCCGGAGTCTGGCGCGACGCCGAGCGTCGGTGCTCCCTCGACCTCGTAATACTTCTCCACGCACTTCATGCCCGATTCCTCATTGCAGCCGAAAACGATGCGGATTCGGCCGCCCAGGTTGGGGCAGGTCTCTTTGAGAGCCCTCGCGGCGTAGTAGGAGGCCATCGTGGGGCCTTTGTCGTCGGTGGAGCCCCGGGCGTAGATATAGCCGCCATCGATTTCCGCGCCGAACGGTTCGTGTTTCCAGCCGTCGCCGACGGGCACGACGTCGAGATGCCCGAGCGAGACGATCAGCCGCTCGCCCTCGCCAAATTCGGCATACCCGGCGTAGCCGTCGATGTCCTTCACCCTGAAACCGTCTCTCGCCGCCATCGAGAGCGCCAGATCGAGCGCTTTTCGATTGCCCGCGCCGAAGGGGGCGTTGGGCTCAGGGGTGGACTCGATCGAATTGATGCGCAGCATCTCAATCGTGTCGGAAAGGAGTTCAGCTTCGTGGGCGCGCAGCCAGTCTTGTGCGCGCAAAACGTCGGGTGAAGGCATTCCGAAAGGGTACCCACGGGAGGCGATGCGTGAGGGTGTGTGAGGGTGAATGAGCATGCATGAGGGTGATGAGATTAGGGGAAGATGGGATGATGAGATGAGGGAATATGGGGCCGCCTTTGGTGTGCGGCGACCTTGCGCCGCTTTGGGCACTGCTCGCTTTGCCGTGATCAAGAGACCCCATAGGTAACCCGTGGTGCAGACTCTCCGTCTTCCATCCCAAAGCCGCATGACGAACGGAGAGAGGGAGAAAGGGAGAGAGGGAGAAAGGGAGACAGGGAGAAAGGGAGAGAGGGAGAAAGGGTGAAAGCGACAGCCCATGCTGAGCGCAGACTGTCGTCGCTAGACGCCATTCGGCAGCAGGCCCGAGCGGCCGTCGAAAAGGAAGAAAGAAAGCGCCGGCAGGTTCGGGCGGTTTATTTGAACCTGCTCGGCGCTATCTCTGGTATTCCACTCAGGCTCAAGCATGGCCCCAGTAACGTCACCGGGTATCTGGTAACCCGCAAGCAGAGGTTCAAAGTGGGACTGGCAAGGGCCGTTCCTCCCGGTGCAGGGCGCATGGGACGACTCAGACTGAGAAGGACGGCCATGCTTCGCGGCGTTCCCAGCACTCCAAGTGCCAACATGAAACCATGAAGGTTGCCCGGGCCGCACGCAAAGCCTACATCGAGCAGTTCCGCGATGAACCTGAAGTCGTGGCCTTTGCACCAGGGCGCATCAACCTGATCGGCGAGCACACGGACTACAACGACGGCTACGTGTTTCCCGTGGCGATCGATCGCGGCATCGCCGTTGCGGCGTCGCGGTCGAACGGTTCGGTGAGTGAAATGACCTCTCTTGAGGTCGGCAAGGGTGCGCCATTCGACACCAGCTACCCCATCAACAAAGAACCCAAGAGCTGGACCGTCTACCCGGCCGGCATGGCCTGGGCCATCCATCGGGAGTTCAAGAGGGCCATGCCCAACCTCTGCGCTGTGGTCCATGGAGACTTGCCCGTGGCCAGCGGCGTGAGTAGCAGCGCGGCCATCGAGGTGGCCTTTGGGCGCGTGTATGCCGCCATCGAGGGGTTCGAGCTCGATCCATTCCGGCTGGCGCAGATCGCCCAGCGGTGCGAGATCGAGTTCGTCGGCGTGAATTGCGGGATCATGGACATGACGGCGTCTTCCTGTGCCAAGGCGGGCTGCGCGATGCTGCTCGACACGCGCTCGTTCGAGATCCGGCACGTTCCATTGCCGAAAGGGCTGAGCATCGCGCTTCTCGACACTTGCACGCCGCGAGCCCTGAGCGCTTCCGCCTACAACGAGCGCCGGTCGCAATGCGAAGCGGCGGCCGCGGCCCTGGGCGTTCCGTCCCTGCGTGACGCCACCGAGTCGGCTCTTGAAGCCAAGAAGAACGACCTTCCAGCGACCGTCTTTCGCCGCGCTCGGCACGTCATCACCGAGAATCAGCGGTGCCTTGACTTTGTGGCCGCGCTCGAAGGGGGCGACTTCAGCGCGCTTGGCGACCTCATGGCGGGAAGCCACGCCAGCCTCAGAGACGATTATGAGGTCAGCAGTCCCGAACTGAACGCGATGGTCGAGGCGGCGCTGGCGTCGCCCGGATGCGTTGGCGCCCGCATGACCGGGGCCGGCTTCGGGGGGGCTTGTGTGGCCCTCACACGCTCGAAAGAGGCAGCGAATTTCCTTGATTCGACGAAGGTCGGGTACGCTCAAAGAACCGGCCGGAAAGGGAGTTTTCTGCTCTGTAGCCCAAGTGAGGGGGCGCACATCGTGGAATCCATTTCCTAGCGAACCCGAAGAAGCGATGATTTGGGAACATGCGGGGCTCCCTTTTCTTCTGAGTGTTGAACGGGTACGCAGACTCCTCTGAGGGAACTCCTTTAGGTAGGCCACTGTTTCTGGCAGGGGAAGCTTGCATGCCTCCAGATTTGAGGTACATCAGAGACATGACGTTAGGTTGCCTGTCAGAAGTACCGAGTGGCGAAAAAAAGAGGGCCAAGCATCTCAAATTGATAGGCGCTTGTGGAATGAACCATGTAGGCGGTTATCCAAACCAAAGTGAGGGGTGGGTTCATGGCAATGCCTAGCGCATCGAGATCGGACGTGGCCAAGCGCGGCGTTCGTCTTACAAAGCGAGAAATCGAAGTACTGAGCTTGATTGCACAAGGACACAGCAGCAAGGAAGCGGCTGACGTTCTGTTCGTTTCGAAGCGAACTGTCGATTTTCATCTCGCAAACATCTACGATAAACTTCAAGTGAACAATCGTGTCCAGGCCTTCCGCGCGGCGACGCGTCTCGGTCTGATTCCGTTCGAGCCGGTTTTCGGCGCGATGCGGGACTAAGCGGTCGTTTCACATAAGGTACGGTTTTGCCCGGGAGGGTTTCCTCCCGGGCTTCTGTTTATTGGGCCCGGCCTGAAGCGGTATTCTGTGCCCCGTGAGGATCGCGAGGGCCGTACTGCTCAGGTTTGTCTATGGCCTCGTCAGCCTGATCTTTATCAGCTTCATCACCTTTCTGGCGGATGAGGTCGCCCCTGGAGACGCCGCGACCGTCCGGGCCGGCGAAAAGGCCACCAAAGCACAACTCACCTTGCTCCGGCATCAAATGGGCCTCGATCGGCCGATGATGATCCGCTATGGCGAGTGGCTGGGCAAGGCGGCAAGGTTTGATTTTGGGGAAAGTTATTACGGGACCAAAGAGCCGGTCACCGACATCGTCAAGCGCAACCTCCCCACCACCCTCAAGATAGCCACGAGCGCGATCCTGCTCGCCGCGATCCTCGGCATCTTCTTCGGCACGTTGGCCGCAGTCTGGGAGAACCGTTTCCTTGACCGCACCGTTTTGAGCGTAAGCACTCTGGGGGTGACGCTGCCCAACTTTGTGTTGGCGCCGATCCTCATCTATGTCTTCGCGCTCAAGCTCGACCGGCTGCCCCAGAACTGGACGACCCCCCTTGCGGGCCCCGAGTGGATGTACCTCTTGTTGCCCGTGGTGGTGCTTTCCGCCAGGCCCACGGCCATGCTGACCCGTCTCACCCGTGCCAGCATGGTGGAGACGCTCAAGCAGGAATTCATCAAACTGGCCATCGCCAAGGGTGTGCCCACAAACCGCCTCATCTTCCGACACGCGCTGCGCAACGCCATCCTGCCGGTCGTCACGGCGATCGGTACCAGCTTCGGCTTCTTGCTCACAGGCTCGTTCGTCGTCGAGACGTTCTTCACGTTACCGGGCATTGGGCGTGAGGCCATCGAGGCCATTCAAAAGGGCAACATGCCCGTGGTGCAAGCCTGCATCCTGATAACCGGCCTGATGTTCATCACGATCAACACGCTCGTGGACATGGTGCTGCCGATCCTCGATCCGCGCATTAGGGAGAGCCAGGTATGAAGCGAACCGGCGCTCGGTGGGGGATGATTGTCGGCGGCGCGTTCCTCGTGCTGCTGATCTTGGTGGCGGTCATCTATCCGATGGTGGGTCCTGCCTATACCAAGGAGGTTGGCCCCAAGTTCTCAGGTCCGAGCCTCCAGTATTGGCTGGGCACCGACGAGTTGGGCCGCGACACCTTCGCGCGCGTGGCCTATGGAGCCCGGATTTCCCTGTTCATCGGCTTGGCTGTTCAGGCGATTGCTCTGATTGTGGGGATCGCGGTGGGCACAGCGGGCGTCTTCGCGCCGAAGTGGATCCGCGTTCCGCTCATGCGCTTCACCGATGGCATGTTCGCCTTTCCCGATTTGCTGCTCGCCGTGCTTCTCATCGCGATCTTCGGCATGGGGGTGACGCCAGTGATTGCTGCGCTCGCCATCACCCACTGGCCGGGAACCGCCCGCTTGGTCATGACCCAAACGGCCTCACTGAAGGACCGCGAATTTGTGGTGGCAGCGCGTGCTCTGGGAGCCAACACCTTCTATATCACCGTCAAACACGTCCTTCCACAGATGTGGGGCATCCTGCTCGCAGTGAGCATGGTCGACCTGGCCGGCACGATCCTTGCCGAAAGCACATTGAGCTTCCTTGGCATCGGTGTGCAGGCGCCTGAGCCCAGTTGGGGCAGCCTAATCATGCGGGGGCGGGCGAACATCGAGTCGCACCCCGAGCTGCTCATCTGGCCCTGCCTGGCGCTCAGCGCCACCATCTATGCGTTGAACTTCGTCGGCGACGGCTTGCGCGAATGGCTTGACCCGAGGTCGAAGTAGCTGCACGGTTGTGGGTCTGCTCGCCTAACTCACATAGGCGAAGAGCGAGGTGCGAAGAGCGAACCGATCGCAATACGCGATGGGCGATGGGAACGGTGCGTCGGGCCAGGGGCGACGGTCTCAGCATAGGCCCAAGGGGCCGTAAGGTGAAAGCGAAGGCCCTAGGCCTGGAACGATGGGTATCCCAACCATCTTCTCTATCCCCAATCGGGCGCAAGGCGAAACGAAGGAAGAAGAGCGAGGAGCGAAGGGCTAGGTTTCCCGGTTATCGCATCGCGCATCGGCTGGGTATTGGGCGTAGCCCTGGAAGGGTGCATCTCATCGAGCAAGCTCAGCAAAGGGCGGCCCATCCATCACTTCGATCGCGCGTCAGGCCATCCGCTCAATACCCGTGACGAATCTCTGTAGCGCCCTCGGTTCCTGTAGGAAGAACAGGCTCGGCTCGATCAACTCCAATTCCGAAACGCACAACTTATCTTCGTTATCTCTCATCAAATCGGCCCGCGCGTAGAGGAGCGGACCCGGCGCTGCCTGGATCGCGCGAAGCGCCAATTCGGCCTCCTCCTGAGTCGGCTTGATCGCACTGGAGACCGATTCCTCGTCGCCGCTGAACCGAGGTTTCTTACGGATCGCATGGGTGATCGCCCCGTCGATCCACACCACGGAACACTCACCTTCCGTCTCAACGGATCCGAGAAAGGGCTGGAACATCGGCTCATGGGTCCTGCTGAGCTGATCGACAAACCGCTCCGCGTCCTCTCGCTCGTCCTGTGAAAACACCCTCGTCAGATACGACCCGCAAGAGACCGTCGGCTTGACGACGTACCGATTCCACGGCACCTCCGCCAGGTCCCGACCAATCCAGGTCGTGACCGTCGGGACGCCTTTGGCTTCCAGGTCGTGCAAGTATCGCTTGTTAAGATTCCATCGAACGACGCTTGGCGGGTTCCAAATCCTGGTTTGGCCCTCAACGGCGTCAAGCCAATGGCGAAAAGCCGTTTCATTCCACGGGTAGTCCCAGCAAGAGCGAAGGAGAGCCATGTCGAACTGAGACCAGTTGACGTCAGATTGCCAGGGCACGACCTGCACCTCGAATCCGGCCCGAGACAGCGCCGCGACCGTCATCTCTTCGTCGACATCCGGCTCGGGCAAGGGGTCGCAAGATACGATGGCAAGGCGCATCGCGGGATCGTACCGCAAGCTCCTCATCGTTCTCTTAGCGGTACAATCGGCCCTTCGCATGAGCCAACTCGATCGCCTCCTCGATAGCCTCAAGTACGATTCAAACGGATTGATCCCGGCAGTGATTCAGGATCACGAAAACGGTCAAGTGTTGATGGTCGCGTGGATGAATCGCGAATCATTGGAGCAGACGATAGCGACTGGCAAGTGCACTTATTGGAGCCGCTCGCGGCAGAAGTTCTGGGTGAAAGGTGAAACGAGCGGCCACACCCAGGCAGTCAAGCGCATCGCGATCGATTGCGATCTGGACACGCTACTGATCTGGGTCGACCAGGCTGGGGCGGCATGCCACGAGAACTATAGGTCCTGCTTCTTTAGGGATCTGACGTCGGATGGCCTCACGGTGAACGCTGAGCGCGTGGAAGACTGATGACGTTAGGGCATTAGGGCATTAGGGCGTTGAGGCATTGGGGCATCGGGTGCTAGGGCTGCGGATGGGGGCGGGCTTCAGCCCGCCTTTTTGGGGTCGGCGAGCTTCAGCTCGCGATCAAACAGCCGAATAGAGCCAAACTGAAGCCGTGGCGACGTCCTTTGAGAACCTAAGTCCCCTGCTAGAGAGCGCTATTGCCGAGCGGGTATTTCCCTGCGCCGCCTACGCGATCGGCGTTCCTGGCGACCTTGAATTCGGATTCGCCGGAGCGCACACCTATGCTGCCGCGGCCCCACGAGCCGCTTCAGAAACCCTCTTCGATCTTGCTTCCCTAACCAAACCTCTCTACGTGACGGCCGCCGCCATGCTGCTCCATCAGGAGGGCCGGCTGGACCTGGATGCCCACGCCATAGACATCTGGCCCGAGTTCACCGGAGCGGGCATGGAGGCGATCACGGTGCGCCACTTGCTGCGCCACGACTCGGGGCTGCCGGCCTATCTTCGGATAGAAGACGATGCGCCGACGCCCGGGGAAGCGGCGGCCAAACTGCTCGGACTGCTGCACAAGCCCCTGCCTAGCGATCCGGGGGAAGAGACCGTCTATTCCTGCTTGAACGCAATCTATCTGGATGCCGTTCTACACGAAGTCGTCAATGGCGATGTGAAGATGTTTGTTCGAAAAAAGCTCTATGACACGATCGCTATCCGGCCGCACTTCTTGCCCTCGGAAGAGGATCACGCCCGCTGCGCGCCGACGATCGCCATCGAACCATGGCGGAGACGGGTTCGCGAGAAACAGGGCAAGCCATATGCCGCTGATGCGGTCTTCGTCCAAGGCGAGGTCCACGATCCCCTCGCCTTCCTCCAGGGTGGCGTTTCTGGCAATGCGGGGCTTTTTGGCACGATCGCGGACGTGTCGGGCTTCGCTCAGGAAATGCTGCGGGCATGGCACGGCTCAGGCAAGGTCTTCAGGCAAGAAACGGTCCGTCGTTTCACCGCTCCCGATGCCCCGGGCAAACGTCCGCTGGGATGGGACATCAAGGCCTCCGAGGGGTCGAGCGCGGGATCGCTCTTTGGCCCGCACACTTTCGGCCACACGGGCTACACCGGTACGTCCATCTGGATTGACCCCGAGGCTGCTATTTTCGCGGTGCTTCTTACGAACCGTGTGCACCCGAACGACGACCATGCCGAAGCCATGTTGGCGGTTCGTCGAGCATTCCATGACAACGCGTACCGGCTCCTGACCCAGTAAACTCCCGATATGGAGGGGCAGGGATGGGGCCTGATGCTGGACCTTGTGGCGATCCTCGCTGCCGCTTTCCTGCTCGGTGCGCTCATGGAGCGCTTTCGCCAGGGCGCGGTGCTCGGCTACATCCTCGCCGGCGTGATTTTAGGACCGAGCTGTGCGGGCTTGGTGAAGGACGTCGCCACCGTTCACAGCCTTTCCGAACTGGGTGTCAGCCTGGTTCTGTTCTCGATCGGCCTCGAGTTCTCGGGCCGTGAGCTGCGAAAACTGGGGCGTATCGGCATTGGCGGCGGATCCCTTCAGATCTTTCTCACAGCCACCTTGTTTGCTGCCATCGCCTTGGTCTGCCGGTTGCCGTGGCGCGAGGCGGTGGCGCTTGGCGCGATCGCTTCGCTCAGCAGCACGATGCTGGTCTTGAGGGGCCTCAAAGAGACCGGAGAACTCGACGCGCCCCACGGCAAGGCCTGCTTTGGTGTCCTCCTGGTTCAGGACATCGCGTTGATCCCGCTCGTCCTCCTCTTCACGTTGATCTCGCCTGTGCGCGTGCAAGGCGCCGCGGATTGGCAAGATGTCGGAACAAGTCTGGCCGGCGTTCTCGCGGGCATCAGCGCTTTTGTTCTGATTGCCGTGCTGCTATTGCCGCGACTTCTTTCTTCGCGCGCGATGGCGCGAAACCGCGAACTCCCGATCCTGCTTGCAGTGACCACGTGCATTGGCGCGGCATGGGCGGCCGAAACGATTGGGATTTCGCCCGCTCTTGGCGCGTTTGTAGCGGGCATCCTCTTGGCGGAGACCGGCTTCGCGTCTCAACTCCTCGCCGACGTCGCCCCGCTCAAGGCACTCTTTGCCA
The genomic region above belongs to Armatimonadota bacterium and contains:
- a CDS encoding Sapep family Mn(2+)-dependent dipeptidase: MPSPDVLRAQDWLRAHEAELLSDTIEMLRINSIESTPEPNAPFGAGNRKALDLALSMAARDGFRVKDIDGYAGYAEFGEGERLIVSLGHLDVVPVGDGWKHEPFGAEIDGGYIYARGSTDDKGPTMASYYAARALKETCPNLGGRIRIVFGCNEESGMKCVEKYYEVEGAPTLGVAPDSGWPLYHGEKGIANLHVELDSPKSDFQIVSVSGGQRPNIVIDACSASVHVAGSVRSEVEDKLASAWDKNVQWTWSGGRLEVHALGKAAHGAFPFGGDSAATRLFRFLRELSPLSTQAFYDELMESAHISGVGLGIHGRDEESQDLTCNLGIVSSREGVIELLFNIRYPVTWTGEQLKGKCVGHLASLKSGWKLASMDDSPSLYFPLDHPLVKTICEVHKEETGEDKEPGTMGGGTYARKLPNTVSIGTGWEGDGNAHETDERLSIESLHKMSRIYAHILYRLVKLEPN
- the galK gene encoding galactokinase, giving the protein MKVARAARKAYIEQFRDEPEVVAFAPGRINLIGEHTDYNDGYVFPVAIDRGIAVAASRSNGSVSEMTSLEVGKGAPFDTSYPINKEPKSWTVYPAGMAWAIHREFKRAMPNLCAVVHGDLPVASGVSSSAAIEVAFGRVYAAIEGFELDPFRLAQIAQRCEIEFVGVNCGIMDMTASSCAKAGCAMLLDTRSFEIRHVPLPKGLSIALLDTCTPRALSASAYNERRSQCEAAAAALGVPSLRDATESALEAKKNDLPATVFRRARHVITENQRCLDFVAALEGGDFSALGDLMAGSHASLRDDYEVSSPELNAMVEAALASPGCVGARMTGAGFGGACVALTRSKEAANFLDSTKVGYAQRTGRKGSFLLCSPSEGAHIVESIS
- a CDS encoding ABC transporter permease, with product MRIARAVLLRFVYGLVSLIFISFITFLADEVAPGDAATVRAGEKATKAQLTLLRHQMGLDRPMMIRYGEWLGKAARFDFGESYYGTKEPVTDIVKRNLPTTLKIATSAILLAAILGIFFGTLAAVWENRFLDRTVLSVSTLGVTLPNFVLAPILIYVFALKLDRLPQNWTTPLAGPEWMYLLLPVVVLSARPTAMLTRLTRASMVETLKQEFIKLAIAKGVPTNRLIFRHALRNAILPVVTAIGTSFGFLLTGSFVVETFFTLPGIGREAIEAIQKGNMPVVQACILITGLMFITINTLVDMVLPILDPRIRESQV
- the hisI gene encoding phosphoribosyl-AMP cyclohydrolase encodes the protein MSQLDRLLDSLKYDSNGLIPAVIQDHENGQVLMVAWMNRESLEQTIATGKCTYWSRSRQKFWVKGETSGHTQAVKRIAIDCDLDTLLIWVDQAGAACHENYRSCFFRDLTSDGLTVNAERVED
- a CDS encoding glutathione peroxidase; translated protein: MSFSLFFGRKAAPLDPKAAGSLYDFKMKDIDGKEMPLAKFKGKVVLVVNVASKCGLTPQYEGLQKLYTTYKDRGLVVLGFPANQFGGQEPGTDTEIKEFCTGKYNVTFPMFSKIVVKGEGIHPLYTWLLQSTENKGDIEWNFAKFLVGKDGKVLKRFAPRVTPDDKDFVASIEAALK
- a CDS encoding beta-lactamase family protein, producing MATSFENLSPLLESAIAERVFPCAAYAIGVPGDLEFGFAGAHTYAAAAPRAASETLFDLASLTKPLYVTAAAMLLHQEGRLDLDAHAIDIWPEFTGAGMEAITVRHLLRHDSGLPAYLRIEDDAPTPGEAAAKLLGLLHKPLPSDPGEETVYSCLNAIYLDAVLHEVVNGDVKMFVRKKLYDTIAIRPHFLPSEEDHARCAPTIAIEPWRRRVREKQGKPYAADAVFVQGEVHDPLAFLQGGVSGNAGLFGTIADVSGFAQEMLRAWHGSGKVFRQETVRRFTAPDAPGKRPLGWDIKASEGSSAGSLFGPHTFGHTGYTGTSIWIDPEAAIFAVLLTNRVHPNDDHAEAMLAVRRAFHDNAYRLLTQ
- the recG gene encoding ATP-dependent DNA helicase RecG is translated as MSSAPGPHKRTLDDEIQYLKGVGPRNAGLLAKVGIKTVRDILFHLPRRYEDRTKLPKMQSLRSGDVVTVRGKLLGLETKQVRGGMVILRAVISDGTGTVGLTWFNQPWVKKALEGFKGEIIAFGQVKESGWTYDINSPEYEKVDPEDEAEGFQRIMPVYPLSEGLPQWVVRKAAVSALQTHAELLEESLPAAIQRTHGLMSLELAIQRVHRPESLEDVDAARRRMVFEEFLWLQLALGMKRNETHRESGEPFPISKMEGLWDEIHRMLPFELTGAQKRVIGEIFSDLEAPFPMNRLLQGDVGSGKTAVAAAAMLAAVRCGYQAALMAPTEILAEQHRMNLESLFAPLGIEVALLVGRQTSTERRKALAHTETGKAGIVIGTHALIQEGVRFHKLGFVVIDEQHRFGVLQRAALKEKGYGNPDVLVMTATPIPRTLTMTLYGDLDVSVIDELPPGRKPIKTHWKVRSERDSVYEGVRKLIEGGRQAYIVCPLVADSEKMLAQAAEDLHYRLTHETYPDFAVGLLHGQMKPKEKDDVMARFRAGEVQVLVSTTVIEVGVDVPNASVMVVEDANRFGLSQLHQLRGRVGRGSAQSFCVLLGDGRTEDAQARLSIMSETTDGFRIAEEDLKLRGPGELLGTKQAGSLGLKVADLLKDGRVLEEARQAAMRILENDPGLSQPDHAALREGMLRLQPERAAVITS
- a CDS encoding response regulator transcription factor yields the protein MAMPSASRSDVAKRGVRLTKREIEVLSLIAQGHSSKEAADVLFVSKRTVDFHLANIYDKLQVNNRVQAFRAATRLGLIPFEPVFGAMRD
- a CDS encoding ABC transporter permease → MKRTGARWGMIVGGAFLVLLILVAVIYPMVGPAYTKEVGPKFSGPSLQYWLGTDELGRDTFARVAYGARISLFIGLAVQAIALIVGIAVGTAGVFAPKWIRVPLMRFTDGMFAFPDLLLAVLLIAIFGMGVTPVIAALAITHWPGTARLVMTQTASLKDREFVVAARALGANTFYITVKHVLPQMWGILLAVSMVDLAGTILAESTLSFLGIGVQAPEPSWGSLIMRGRANIESHPELLIWPCLALSATIYALNFVGDGLREWLDPRSK